From a single Wenzhouxiangella sp. XN24 genomic region:
- a CDS encoding oligosaccharide flippase family protein produces MLKAREKNRLIGGLRWRIVLQFSAQVLSWLVTLLVIRILTPADYGLAALSGIVTILALLVADVGLGAAIVQAKRVNRASIRAATSLVLMASLLLWLLAAAFAPLLGRVFEEPRLPLVITISMLNILFHALGAVPSALLSRHLRFKERSQVEFAGALTVSLSTLALALLGMGVWALILGTLTGTLLRSICFGSLIPITSWRPSANLGRAFRLVNFGVWKFLGDIAFYLCQKGPLIVIGKFNSTAFLGTFVMPQTLISMPIDKGMSILNQMSFATFSRVQSNIEDVRRGYLLTMKASTIVLAPVFVGLAVVGDLFVVHVLGENWLDAAFIMPIFSLAGLALTYLSQSSPILVGVGRPRSMLRNLLIRSGVLIGFVAPGAIRSSLEETALGFFAATWILAIREARAVCQTIGLSPLSALRPLLGSLGPAAFMGAFVLAVRHVLLSWGTSELNVLTASVVVGVLSYLALVSLLAPETSRFILRTLLARQKPSEPG; encoded by the coding sequence ATGCTGAAAGCGCGAGAAAAGAACCGGCTGATCGGAGGGCTTCGTTGGAGAATCGTCCTTCAGTTCTCGGCGCAGGTACTGTCCTGGCTCGTTACGCTGCTCGTGATTCGCATCCTGACCCCGGCAGACTATGGACTCGCGGCGCTTTCAGGGATCGTCACGATTCTCGCCCTGCTGGTAGCAGACGTGGGACTCGGCGCGGCGATCGTGCAGGCGAAACGCGTTAATCGCGCCAGTATCCGCGCCGCGACTTCCCTGGTGCTGATGGCGTCATTGTTGCTTTGGTTGCTTGCCGCGGCGTTCGCCCCACTTCTGGGTCGAGTGTTCGAAGAGCCGCGGCTTCCGCTTGTCATCACGATCTCGATGCTCAATATCCTCTTTCACGCATTGGGCGCGGTTCCCTCCGCGTTGTTGAGCCGACATCTTCGCTTTAAGGAGCGTTCTCAGGTCGAGTTCGCGGGCGCACTCACGGTATCCCTTTCTACACTAGCTCTCGCTCTGTTGGGCATGGGCGTATGGGCATTGATTTTGGGAACGTTGACCGGAACCCTGCTGAGGTCAATATGCTTTGGTTCACTAATTCCCATCACCTCCTGGCGTCCCTCCGCCAACTTGGGAAGAGCGTTTCGCCTCGTTAATTTCGGTGTATGGAAATTCCTTGGCGATATCGCATTCTATTTGTGCCAGAAAGGCCCCCTGATAGTAATCGGGAAGTTTAACTCTACGGCGTTCCTCGGCACGTTTGTCATGCCCCAAACCCTGATATCCATGCCGATTGACAAAGGCATGTCTATCCTCAACCAAATGTCCTTCGCAACATTCTCCCGCGTCCAATCCAACATCGAAGATGTGCGTCGTGGCTATCTGCTGACGATGAAAGCATCCACCATCGTCCTCGCACCGGTTTTCGTCGGCCTGGCAGTGGTCGGCGACCTGTTCGTCGTGCATGTCCTAGGTGAGAACTGGCTGGACGCCGCGTTTATCATGCCGATTTTTTCGCTGGCAGGGTTGGCCCTGACCTACCTGAGCCAGTCGAGCCCAATCCTAGTCGGAGTCGGGCGGCCACGAAGCATGCTGAGAAACCTTTTGATTCGAAGTGGAGTATTGATTGGCTTCGTCGCACCCGGGGCGATCCGGTCCTCGTTGGAAGAAACAGCGCTAGGGTTCTTCGCTGCCACCTGGATCCTCGCCATTCGCGAGGCAAGAGCGGTATGCCAGACGATTGGCCTGTCACCGCTTAGCGCGCTTCGGCCGCTACTGGGAAGCCTTGGTCCCGCGGCCTTTATGGGCGCCTTTGTACTCGCCGTGCGTCATGTGCTGCTTTCCTGGGGTACCAGTGAGCTTAACGTACTTACGGCTTCAGTAGTGGTCGGTGTTTTGTCCTATCTAGCACTCGTTTCACTACTTGCACCTGAAACGAGCCGGTTTATTCTAAGAACCCTCTTAGCTCGCCAAAAGCCAAGCGAACCAGGCTAA
- a CDS encoding glycosyltransferase family 4 protein: MPSRVGLFIDTSSIGGAEVIVAELAQAISESGHRPVLLHFGNAPLLETASEAGLESHFVRGLKDYKSMIRVPIFTYRFARQLRDLKLDVLHSHLFGPIVGGAAAARFSGTTHVGTLHDTYVVEERISRARLLRLTAALGTKLVTVSEAMTDFYSRVTGMPESRFQTIPNGVKPNTPMRSRAAIRTELGIPDHQCVLVMVARLVPLKRHDLLLDAISGLPQEVSPRVTVLMVGDGPSQGEIERLCRRDHGLHDVRLLGFRTDVGDILNAADVFVLPSDSEGMSRSILEAMAAGLPCIASDAGANPELVREGVNGLTFPTGDAAALRRCLQCLLEDPAERARMGHQSLRIVEEGYSHQGMIDRYLGLYGLQ, encoded by the coding sequence ATGCCGTCCCGCGTCGGCCTGTTCATCGACACTTCGTCGATTGGTGGCGCGGAAGTCATCGTTGCGGAGCTCGCCCAGGCGATATCCGAATCCGGTCACCGGCCAGTGCTATTGCATTTTGGCAACGCCCCGTTGCTCGAGACTGCGAGCGAGGCGGGCCTGGAGTCCCATTTCGTGCGCGGCCTCAAGGATTACAAGTCCATGATCCGCGTGCCAATATTTACTTATCGTTTCGCCCGACAGCTGAGAGATTTGAAGCTCGATGTCCTCCACTCCCACTTGTTCGGCCCAATCGTCGGCGGCGCGGCCGCGGCGCGGTTCTCCGGCACCACTCATGTCGGGACGCTACACGATACGTATGTTGTCGAAGAGCGGATTTCCAGAGCCCGCCTGCTTCGCCTGACTGCTGCTCTTGGCACAAAACTCGTCACGGTCTCGGAGGCCATGACCGACTTCTATAGCCGAGTGACTGGGATGCCGGAATCCCGTTTCCAGACGATCCCAAACGGAGTGAAGCCGAACACTCCAATGCGATCAAGAGCCGCTATACGGACCGAGCTTGGTATTCCGGATCACCAATGCGTCCTCGTCATGGTGGCCCGGCTCGTGCCGCTTAAGCGCCATGACCTGCTACTCGATGCGATCAGCGGCCTGCCGCAGGAGGTTTCGCCCCGTGTTACGGTGCTCATGGTCGGGGATGGTCCCTCGCAGGGTGAGATCGAGAGACTGTGCCGGCGCGACCACGGTCTGCACGACGTCCGACTGCTGGGATTCCGCACGGATGTCGGTGACATACTCAATGCGGCCGACGTGTTCGTCCTACCTTCGGATTCGGAGGGAATGAGCCGGAGTATCCTGGAAGCAATGGCCGCCGGCTTACCCTGCATAGCCAGCGACGCAGGTGCGAACCCTGAGTTGGTAAGAGAGGGCGTGAACGGCCTTACCTTTCCTACCGGTGATGCAGCCGCCCTTCGTCGATGTTTGCAGTGCTTGCTCGAGGATCCGGCCGAGCGTGCAAGGATGGGACACCAATCACTTCGGATCGTCGAAGAAGGCTATTCCCACCAGGGCATGATCGACCGGTACCTTGGCCTGTACGGCCTGCAATGA